One window of the Azospirillum sp. TSH100 genome contains the following:
- a CDS encoding MFS transporter, translated as MSGSLALIICNVGGMVDLVALPLWVGSLMQSRNLDAQQAGMLVTAYILGVFGGSLTVSRRLGTINNRLTATVGFLLGAASFFGLMAVDGLAAMAALHLAAGIGAGWGLSMTHGAMARSLNPHRFFGLGNLGTAVFAILFFATVPAALETQGVRALFLVLGGLQTVAAIAAALAFPSHGAAPATSGEDGMTSGSTAPVAPLSVRMLVFLGVACLATTQAMIFGFIERIGVAHGFGGDRIGLVLLVSGFVNLTAPLVAAMLERRLSHLAVSVCAVPLHAACGAAAVLMPDFLPYAVCAIAFVWLVIFGHIFIFALIATLDPSGRTAASTPAMLMVGAAIGPILGGTLANGFGYDSLALAGCVLGALGGACLALIARLRPVPPGNVCKNP; from the coding sequence TTGAGCGGCAGCCTGGCGCTGATCATCTGCAATGTCGGCGGCATGGTCGACCTGGTGGCGCTGCCGCTCTGGGTCGGTTCGCTGATGCAGAGCCGAAATCTTGATGCCCAGCAGGCCGGCATGCTGGTAACCGCCTACATCCTGGGCGTTTTCGGCGGAAGCCTGACGGTATCACGTCGCCTCGGCACCATAAACAACCGGCTGACGGCGACCGTGGGCTTCCTGCTGGGGGCTGCATCCTTCTTCGGCCTGATGGCCGTCGACGGGTTGGCCGCCATGGCCGCCCTGCATCTCGCCGCCGGGATCGGGGCCGGATGGGGGCTGTCGATGACCCACGGCGCGATGGCCCGCAGCCTGAACCCCCATCGGTTCTTCGGGCTGGGCAACCTGGGCACGGCCGTGTTCGCCATCCTGTTCTTCGCCACGGTGCCGGCAGCCCTGGAAACCCAGGGAGTGAGGGCGCTGTTCCTGGTCCTTGGCGGATTGCAGACGGTGGCCGCGATCGCTGCGGCCCTGGCCTTTCCCAGCCATGGCGCCGCCCCTGCCACAAGCGGGGAGGATGGCATGACCAGCGGAAGCACGGCGCCGGTCGCGCCGCTGTCCGTCCGGATGCTGGTGTTCCTGGGTGTCGCCTGTCTGGCCACCACCCAGGCCATGATCTTCGGCTTCATCGAGCGCATCGGTGTCGCCCATGGCTTCGGCGGGGACCGGATCGGCCTCGTTCTGCTGGTCAGCGGCTTCGTCAACCTGACGGCGCCGCTGGTGGCGGCGATGCTCGAACGGCGCCTGTCGCATCTGGCGGTCTCGGTCTGCGCCGTGCCGCTGCATGCGGCCTGCGGCGCGGCGGCGGTGCTGATGCCCGATTTCCTGCCTTATGCCGTCTGCGCCATCGCCTTCGTGTGGCTGGTCATCTTCGGCCACATCTTCATCTTCGCCCTGATCGCGACCCTGGACCCGAGCGGCCGGACCGCGGCATCGACGCCGGCCATGCTGATGGTCGGGGCCGCCATCGGTCCGATCCTGGGCGGCACCCTCGCCAACGGCTTCGGATACGACAGCCTGGCCCTGGCGGGGTGCGTGCTGGGCGCGCTGGGCGGCGCCTGCCTTGCGCTGATCGCCCGGCTTCGCCCCGTTCCCCCCGGAAACGTCTGCAAAAACCCATAA
- a CDS encoding bifunctional 3-(3-hydroxy-phenyl)propionate/3-hydroxycinnamic acid hydroxylase: protein MSGGHASAVYDVAIVGFGPSGAVAANLLGQYGLTVFVCDRQREVYDKPRAIALDHEIMRVFQQIGVADAVSAWAAPFTPSEYYGVDGDLIKRFTMVDPPYPLAHPPSLVFTQPPVEAILREAARNRKTVEVALGCELTDLHQDGDRPEEPVTLDLTGDDGTAHRVRARYVIACDGASSTARRLVGIDLEDLIFDEPWLVVDVLVNEQGLAKLPPVSVQYCEPQRPCTYVIGPKNHRRWEISLLPGEDPREMATETATWELLSRWLTPEDGQLWRQASYRFHALVARDWRRGRVFVAGDAAHQQPPFLGQGMCQGVRDVANLAWKLRAVLAGQADDRLLDSYGIERSHHVRRLTGRLKEIGALICERDVAKARERDAHLIAASGGTIRSEPRQNIQPALEGGLISPDAHPANGTLFPQPWIVAGPEPVRMDDLCGSGWRIVFDAQILPPPKLPAAAIERLAPRVVGILADRDSGPPQDALQEADGVVVGWFRRHGCVAAIIRPDHYVYGVAATADDLLRQVNGLPARIHG, encoded by the coding sequence ATGAGTGGAGGTCATGCAAGCGCGGTTTACGACGTCGCCATCGTCGGCTTCGGCCCCTCCGGAGCGGTGGCGGCCAACCTGCTGGGCCAGTATGGTCTGACGGTCTTCGTCTGCGACCGCCAGCGCGAGGTCTACGACAAGCCGCGGGCGATCGCGCTGGACCACGAGATCATGCGCGTGTTCCAGCAGATCGGGGTCGCCGACGCGGTGTCGGCCTGGGCGGCCCCCTTCACGCCGTCGGAATATTACGGCGTCGACGGCGATCTCATCAAACGCTTCACAATGGTCGATCCGCCCTATCCCCTGGCCCATCCCCCGTCGCTGGTGTTCACCCAGCCGCCGGTGGAGGCGATCCTGCGCGAGGCGGCGCGGAACCGGAAGACGGTGGAGGTCGCTCTCGGCTGCGAACTGACCGATCTCCATCAGGATGGCGATCGGCCCGAAGAGCCGGTGACGCTGGACCTGACCGGTGACGACGGCACCGCCCACCGGGTGCGGGCACGCTATGTGATCGCCTGCGACGGTGCCTCCAGCACGGCGCGCCGGCTTGTCGGGATCGACCTGGAGGATCTGATCTTCGACGAACCGTGGCTGGTCGTCGACGTGCTGGTCAACGAGCAGGGGCTGGCGAAGCTGCCGCCCGTCAGCGTCCAGTATTGCGAACCGCAACGGCCCTGCACCTACGTGATCGGCCCGAAGAATCATCGGCGTTGGGAAATCTCGCTTCTGCCCGGCGAGGATCCCAGGGAGATGGCGACCGAGACGGCGACCTGGGAGCTGCTGTCACGCTGGCTGACGCCCGAGGACGGCCAGCTCTGGAGACAGGCCAGCTACCGGTTCCATGCGCTCGTGGCGCGGGACTGGCGGCGCGGGCGGGTCTTCGTGGCCGGCGATGCGGCGCACCAGCAGCCGCCCTTTCTCGGGCAGGGCATGTGCCAGGGAGTGCGGGACGTCGCCAATCTGGCCTGGAAGCTGCGCGCCGTCCTGGCCGGGCAGGCCGACGACCGGCTGCTCGACAGTTATGGCATCGAACGCAGCCATCACGTCCGGCGTCTGACCGGACGGCTCAAGGAGATCGGCGCCCTCATCTGTGAACGCGACGTTGCGAAGGCCCGCGAACGGGATGCCCACCTGATCGCCGCCAGCGGCGGCACGATCCGCAGCGAGCCGCGGCAGAACATCCAGCCGGCGCTGGAAGGCGGGCTGATATCGCCGGATGCCCACCCAGCGAACGGGACGCTTTTTCCGCAGCCATGGATCGTCGCTGGTCCTGAGCCGGTCCGGATGGACGATCTTTGCGGCAGCGGCTGGCGGATCGTGTTCGATGCCCAGATCTTGCCGCCTCCGAAACTTCCGGCAGCCGCGATCGAGCGCCTTGCGCCGCGTGTCGTCGGCATTCTGGCCGACCGGGATTCCGGTCCGCCGCAGGATGCCCTGCAGGAGGCGGACGGTGTGGTGGTGGGTTGGTTCCGCCGGCACGGCTGTGTCGCCGCGATCATACGTCCGGACCATTACGTCTACGGCGTGGCCGCGACCGCGGATGATCTGCTGCGGCAGGTGAACGGCCTTCCGGCACGGATTCACGGCTGA
- a CDS encoding fumarylacetoacetate hydrolase family protein, whose protein sequence is MKFVSFRSATTTRIGVLDGDAVIDLNALRPDIPADLTKALASGADLVAAGEAALASDARRIAASGLKLAPVVPRPGKIVCLGLNYFDHAKEGGREKPDYPWFFLRGATSLIAADEPGIRPRVSEKLDYEAELAVVIGKSGRHVPVDRALELVFGYACFNDISVRDYQKRTPQWTIGKNFDGTGAFGPHLVTADELPPGAAGLRIQCRLNGEVMQDANTASMIWGVAETIAILTECLTLEPGDVIVMGTPAGVGFARNPPVWMRDGDRVEVEIDGIGLLATTIRDEQEPAR, encoded by the coding sequence ATGAAATTCGTTTCCTTCCGATCCGCCACGACCACTCGGATTGGCGTTCTCGACGGCGACGCCGTGATCGACTTGAACGCCTTGCGGCCGGACATCCCCGCCGATCTGACCAAAGCGCTGGCCTCCGGGGCCGATCTTGTGGCGGCGGGAGAGGCCGCGCTGGCGTCGGACGCTCGCCGCATCGCGGCCTCGGGCCTGAAACTCGCGCCGGTGGTCCCCCGTCCCGGCAAGATCGTCTGTCTCGGCCTCAATTATTTCGATCATGCCAAGGAGGGCGGCCGGGAGAAGCCCGACTATCCCTGGTTCTTCCTGCGTGGCGCCACATCGCTGATCGCCGCCGACGAGCCGGGAATCCGTCCGCGGGTGTCGGAAAAGCTCGATTACGAAGCCGAACTCGCGGTGGTCATCGGCAAGTCCGGCCGCCATGTCCCGGTGGACCGGGCGCTGGAGCTTGTGTTCGGCTACGCCTGTTTCAACGACATCTCGGTGCGCGATTACCAGAAGCGGACCCCGCAATGGACGATCGGCAAGAATTTCGACGGAACCGGCGCCTTCGGCCCACATCTCGTCACCGCCGACGAACTGCCGCCGGGCGCGGCCGGCCTGCGGATCCAGTGCCGGCTGAACGGTGAGGTGATGCAGGACGCCAACACCGCATCGATGATCTGGGGTGTGGCGGAAACCATCGCGATTTTGACCGAATGCCTGACGCTCGAACCCGGCGACGTGATCGTCATGGGCACGCCGGCCGGCGTCGGCTTTGCGCGGAACCCGCCGGTCTGGATGCGCGACGGCGACCGCGTCGAGGTCGAGATCGACGGTATCGGGCTGCTGGCCACCACCATCCGTGACGAACAGGAGCCGGCCCGATGA
- a CDS encoding amidohydrolase family protein, whose protein sequence is MASKPPDCAMAELAAPCSCHAGGGIDVHAHVVPEHFPAYLGSRVPAHWPSMAAAHACHRHVMIDGGIYRTVSDRCWDVGKRIADLKQMGVTLQAVSPMPELLSYWLDPRDAHQLLRYINEQIADMVSRADGVLIGLGAVPLQDIDLAIAELEHAVARLGFVGVEIGSNVNGVPIGDPRFDPFFEACEALGAAVFVHAVRPTGMDRLVGPAALQQVLAYPSDVGLAAASVLTAGLLDRHPALRIAFSHGGGTLASLLPRLERARQVFPALRDSLHTSPAEQARKLFFDTLVFDAATLRHLTGLFGASQLMVGTDHPFNFQDSTPLASLDDAGFDADTLALLRHRNAERFLGLAQRTFP, encoded by the coding sequence ATGGCATCGAAGCCGCCGGACTGTGCCATGGCTGAGCTGGCCGCACCCTGTTCATGCCACGCCGGCGGCGGCATCGACGTCCACGCCCATGTCGTGCCGGAGCATTTTCCTGCCTATCTGGGCAGCCGGGTGCCGGCGCACTGGCCGTCGATGGCCGCCGCGCACGCCTGCCACCGTCATGTGATGATCGACGGCGGGATTTACCGCACCGTGTCGGACCGCTGTTGGGATGTCGGCAAGCGGATCGCCGACCTCAAGCAGATGGGCGTCACCCTGCAGGCTGTCTCGCCGATGCCGGAACTGCTGTCCTACTGGCTGGACCCGCGGGATGCCCATCAACTGCTGCGGTACATCAACGAGCAGATCGCCGACATGGTGTCACGCGCCGACGGCGTCCTGATCGGACTGGGCGCGGTTCCGTTGCAGGACATCGACCTTGCCATCGCGGAGCTGGAGCATGCGGTGGCCCGGCTGGGCTTCGTCGGGGTGGAGATCGGCAGCAACGTGAACGGCGTTCCAATCGGCGACCCGCGGTTCGATCCCTTCTTCGAGGCCTGCGAGGCCCTGGGTGCGGCGGTGTTCGTCCATGCCGTCCGTCCGACCGGGATGGACCGGCTGGTCGGACCCGCAGCGTTGCAGCAGGTGCTGGCCTATCCCAGCGATGTCGGCCTTGCCGCGGCGTCGGTGCTGACCGCCGGATTGCTCGACCGGCACCCCGCTCTGCGCATCGCCTTCAGCCATGGCGGCGGGACGCTCGCATCGCTGCTGCCCCGGCTGGAGAGGGCGCGGCAGGTGTTTCCGGCCCTGCGTGACAGCCTTCACACATCCCCCGCGGAACAGGCCCGCAAGCTGTTCTTCGACACCCTTGTCTTCGATGCGGCGACTCTCCGCCATCTGACCGGACTGTTCGGCGCGTCGCAACTGATGGTCGGGACCGACCATCCCTTCAATTTCCAGGATTCCACCCCGTTGGCCAGTCTGGACGACGCCGGCTTCGACGCGGACACGCTGGCGCTGCTGCGTCATCGCAATGCCGAGCGCTTTCTGGGTCTCGCTCAAAGGACATTCCCATGA
- a CDS encoding transporter yields the protein MLKCQMRKWLKAALVSLTMLSAGSAWATENYQWSSPTGILFFGSGMLPPSTPGGTFGLRSVFAYNSALYNQSGHKVDNNFGQFVNVTTPSYIRMTDIEILGAKWGFLIAQPIMTFNGGFDVHTPRGTMGLHDAKTGFADTTIEPFLLQWHFDDVFVNTGVAIQPPVGSYSSHTLFNPGNNYWTFGPHAAVTYISPSGFEASSMVRVDFNTTNPTTHYHTGTELKIEAALGQHFGDLTVGPVGVLYQQIQDDSAASLTSTVRSRVYSAGLSVNFMRRGFPFTLQGTLLQDFGAESHTQGTSLALRGGWTF from the coding sequence ATGCTGAAATGCCAAATGCGGAAATGGTTGAAGGCTGCTCTTGTCAGCCTGACGATGTTGTCCGCCGGATCGGCCTGGGCGACCGAGAATTATCAATGGTCCAGCCCCACCGGCATTCTATTCTTCGGTTCCGGCATGCTGCCGCCGTCGACGCCGGGGGGAACCTTCGGACTGCGTTCGGTCTTCGCCTACAATTCCGCCCTCTACAATCAGTCCGGGCACAAGGTCGACAACAATTTCGGCCAGTTCGTGAACGTCACCACCCCCTCCTACATCCGGATGACGGACATCGAGATCCTGGGGGCGAAATGGGGGTTCCTGATCGCCCAGCCGATCATGACCTTCAACGGCGGCTTCGACGTTCACACGCCCCGGGGCACGATGGGGCTGCATGACGCCAAGACCGGCTTCGCCGACACAACGATCGAGCCGTTCCTGCTGCAATGGCATTTCGACGATGTGTTCGTGAACACCGGCGTTGCGATCCAGCCTCCCGTCGGCTCCTATTCCAGCCATACGCTGTTCAATCCGGGGAACAACTACTGGACCTTCGGCCCGCATGCGGCGGTGACCTACATCTCGCCGTCGGGCTTCGAGGCCTCGTCGATGGTCCGGGTTGATTTCAACACCACCAACCCGACCACCCATTACCACACTGGCACGGAACTGAAGATCGAGGCGGCACTGGGCCAGCATTTCGGTGATCTCACTGTCGGTCCGGTCGGGGTGCTCTATCAGCAGATCCAGGATGACAGTGCGGCCAGCCTGACCTCCACCGTCCGGTCGCGCGTCTATTCCGCCGGTCTCAGCGTCAACTTCATGCGCCGCGGCTTCCCGTTCACGCTTCAGGGAACCCTGCTCCAGGATTTCGGTGCCGAAAGCCACACGCAAGGCACGAGCCTGGCCCTGCGCGGCGGGTGGACCTTCTAA
- a CDS encoding heme-binding protein has translation MTDSLPTSLTLDLANRIIAEALAQSRRLGYRAMAVAVLDEAGHVKAIQREDGASMFRVDIAIGKAWASVGMGASSRLLGQRAADNPNFFVSLAATAQGRFLPQTGAVLIKHPDGRILGAAGASGGTGDEDEEICIHGIEAAGLCHG, from the coding sequence ATGACGGACTCGCTGCCAACCAGCCTGACACTCGATCTTGCCAACCGGATCATCGCGGAAGCGCTCGCCCAGTCGCGGCGTCTGGGCTACCGGGCGATGGCGGTGGCGGTGCTGGATGAGGCCGGACATGTCAAAGCGATCCAAAGGGAGGATGGCGCCAGCATGTTCCGTGTCGACATCGCCATCGGCAAAGCCTGGGCGTCGGTGGGCATGGGGGCGTCGAGCCGCCTTCTTGGGCAGCGCGCGGCGGACAACCCGAACTTCTTCGTCTCCCTGGCCGCCACGGCGCAGGGCCGCTTCCTGCCGCAGACCGGCGCGGTTCTGATCAAGCATCCCGACGGACGCATTCTCGGGGCGGCCGGCGCCAGCGGCGGCACCGGTGACGAGGACGAGGAAATCTGCATCCATGGCATCGAAGCCGCCGGACTGTGCCATGGCTGA
- a CDS encoding VOC family protein, producing MTSPFVAALRSVALNVPDPDLAAGFYTEVWNLAVADRRDGAVYLRGSGPAHHLLALHLGDRAEIRNVTFRARSADVLPVLADRTVGAGGRVLQPAAPVTEPGGGMALTIADQDGRIFRFVHGDTEHAADGTAVPDRPVRLAHVVLNSHDVSRSQDFFERALGFTLSDRTRMMAFLRCDSDHHCVAFGDSDRDSLNHIAFLMPDLDSVMRGGGRMKDAGYPVGWGPGRHGPGNNAFNYFVGPFGVVIEYTAEVLQVDDSYPTGGPEDWTWPPGRIDQWGIGQPPTPAIKEAQQAIRFMPPAAF from the coding sequence ATGACATCACCTTTCGTCGCCGCGCTGCGCAGCGTGGCGCTGAACGTGCCCGATCCCGACCTTGCGGCGGGGTTCTATACCGAGGTGTGGAACCTCGCCGTGGCGGACCGGCGGGACGGTGCGGTCTATCTGCGCGGCAGCGGCCCGGCCCATCATCTCCTGGCCCTGCACCTGGGAGACCGGGCGGAAATCCGCAACGTCACCTTCCGGGCACGCAGCGCCGACGTCCTGCCTGTGCTGGCCGACCGGACGGTCGGGGCCGGTGGGCGCGTCCTTCAACCGGCGGCGCCGGTCACCGAACCGGGAGGCGGCATGGCCCTGACCATCGCCGACCAGGACGGGCGCATCTTCCGCTTCGTCCATGGTGACACGGAGCATGCCGCTGATGGGACCGCTGTTCCCGATCGTCCGGTCCGTCTTGCCCATGTGGTGCTCAACAGCCACGACGTTTCGCGGTCCCAGGACTTTTTCGAGCGCGCCCTCGGCTTCACGCTGTCCGACCGCACGCGGATGATGGCCTTTCTGCGCTGCGACAGCGACCACCATTGCGTTGCCTTCGGCGATTCGGACCGCGACAGCCTGAACCACATCGCCTTTCTGATGCCCGACCTTGATTCCGTGATGAGGGGAGGAGGGCGCATGAAGGACGCCGGCTATCCGGTCGGATGGGGGCCGGGCCGTCACGGGCCGGGCAACAACGCCTTCAATTACTTCGTCGGCCCGTTCGGTGTGGTCATCGAATACACGGCCGAGGTGCTCCAGGTCGACGACAGCTACCCCACCGGCGGGCCGGAGGATTGGACCTGGCCGCCGGGACGGATCGACCAATGGGGCATCGGCCAGCCGCCGACGCCGGCGATCAAGGAGGCCCAGCAGGCGATCCGTTTCATGCCGCCCGCCGCCTTCTGA
- a CDS encoding methyl-accepting chemotaxis protein gives MEHPERHTDHRLEARAKALGLTDRHRALLREFGKPFGGQVDRIVDQMVRGLAPAVPSAAMGEFPAAADRIRDCQRTSFIRMWSGDVLNSWLDDSHDGILAALRRLELDPFLYTTDAYTGALNAIGAFGMELFRRRTEKQTLLVQVLNIYSTIDRGAIVRRYGDRLKLDVTQQTRSLADGLEATTLRMIGSLGGAVDTLSDFAGALHRRTESTVTEAAGVEAVSREAHEGADECARMVQALSETIRDIGGKAGLVDSAVDDVLGAARSAGAATDILMENLGEISSAVNAIRAVATQTNVLALNAAIEASRSGAAGRGFAVVASEVKALAGQTAFTTDRIAQVIATINDQTRRTGTAVRSVVDMVDGARLAAASIATAVEEQSAVVRGISANLDRAAESSRHVFKAAANIGAMVRSTDEDVSRLQECIVRLKDDSADLETKTSVLLERIRA, from the coding sequence ATGGAACACCCTGAAAGACACACGGACCACCGCCTGGAGGCACGGGCGAAAGCCTTGGGACTAACCGATCGCCACCGGGCGCTTTTGCGGGAGTTCGGTAAACCTTTCGGAGGGCAGGTCGACCGCATCGTCGATCAGATGGTCAGGGGACTGGCGCCGGCCGTCCCGTCGGCGGCGATGGGGGAGTTTCCCGCCGCCGCCGACCGGATCCGGGACTGCCAGCGGACTTCCTTCATCCGCATGTGGTCGGGGGATGTGTTGAATTCGTGGCTGGACGACAGTCATGACGGCATATTGGCGGCGTTGCGGCGTCTGGAACTCGACCCTTTCCTCTACACCACGGACGCCTACACCGGTGCCCTGAACGCCATTGGCGCCTTCGGGATGGAGCTTTTCCGCCGTCGGACCGAGAAACAGACCCTGCTGGTGCAGGTTCTGAACATCTACTCCACGATCGACCGCGGCGCGATCGTCCGTCGCTACGGCGATCGGCTGAAGCTGGACGTTACGCAGCAGACCCGTTCGCTGGCCGACGGGCTGGAGGCCACCACCCTGCGCATGATCGGTTCGTTGGGTGGTGCGGTGGACACTTTGTCGGATTTCGCCGGGGCTTTGCATCGTCGCACCGAAAGCACGGTCACCGAAGCCGCGGGTGTGGAGGCCGTCTCCCGCGAAGCCCACGAGGGCGCCGACGAGTGTGCGCGGATGGTCCAGGCATTGTCGGAGACCATTCGGGACATTGGCGGGAAGGCCGGGCTCGTCGATTCTGCTGTCGACGACGTGCTGGGGGCTGCGCGCTCGGCCGGCGCGGCGACGGACATCCTGATGGAGAATCTCGGGGAAATCAGCAGCGCGGTGAACGCCATTCGGGCTGTTGCGACCCAGACGAATGTTCTGGCGCTGAACGCCGCCATCGAAGCATCGCGGTCCGGGGCTGCGGGACGTGGATTTGCCGTCGTGGCGTCGGAGGTCAAGGCATTGGCCGGCCAGACCGCCTTCACGACGGACCGCATCGCCCAGGTGATTGCGACAATCAACGATCAGACGCGGAGAACGGGCACCGCCGTCCGGTCCGTCGTTGACATGGTCGACGGCGCTCGACTGGCGGCGGCCTCGATCGCCACGGCTGTGGAGGAACAATCGGCCGTCGTACGGGGGATCTCGGCAAATCTGGACCGGGCTGCTGAGTCAAGCAGGCACGTCTTCAAGGCTGCCGCGAACATTGGCGCGATGGTCCGGTCTACCGATGAGGACGTCAGCAGGCTTCAGGAGTGCATCGTCCGCCTGAAGGACGACAGTGCGGATCTCGAAACCAAAACCTCAGTGCTGCTGGAGCGGATACGCGCATGA
- a CDS encoding glutathione S-transferase family protein, whose amino-acid sequence MLTLYGAPASRAHRVMWMLKELDIPFHHEPTDFLHGGTRSPEFLRINPNGRVPVLVDDGRAIFESLAINLYLARKFGGGLAPADLWEEGQATQWSFWAVTEVEKPLLLAACNRFLFPEPDRDPVEFQQMIARLDRPFRVLESHLAQRAYVLGDRFTVADLNIAALMSLVPLAGIGIGDYPHMEAWLGGCLERPAAADWKPIRFTVPRPPAERMLVSFV is encoded by the coding sequence ATGCTGACCCTCTATGGAGCGCCCGCGTCGCGCGCCCACCGCGTGATGTGGATGCTGAAGGAACTGGACATTCCCTTCCATCATGAACCGACCGATTTCCTGCATGGCGGTACCCGCAGCCCGGAGTTCCTGCGGATCAATCCCAACGGACGGGTGCCGGTGCTGGTCGATGACGGACGGGCGATCTTCGAATCCCTGGCGATCAACCTCTATCTGGCCCGCAAATTCGGCGGAGGGCTGGCCCCGGCCGATCTGTGGGAGGAGGGGCAGGCGACCCAGTGGAGCTTCTGGGCGGTGACCGAGGTGGAAAAGCCGCTGCTGCTGGCGGCCTGCAACCGCTTCCTGTTCCCCGAACCGGACCGCGATCCGGTGGAGTTCCAGCAGATGATCGCCCGGCTCGACCGTCCCTTCCGTGTGCTGGAATCCCATCTCGCCCAGCGGGCCTATGTGCTGGGCGACAGGTTCACTGTGGCCGACCTCAACATCGCCGCCCTGATGTCCCTGGTGCCGCTGGCGGGCATCGGGATCGGCGACTACCCGCACATGGAAGCCTGGCTGGGGGGCTGTCTGGAACGTCCGGCGGCGGCCGACTGGAAGCCGATCCGCTTCACGGTCCCGCGCCCCCCGGCTGAACGCATGCTGGTCAGCTTCGTCTGA